One genomic window of Monodelphis domestica isolate mMonDom1 chromosome 1, mMonDom1.pri, whole genome shotgun sequence includes the following:
- the SNX33 gene encoding sorting nexin-33, which produces MALKGRALYDFQSENKEEISIRQDEELVVFSETSLDGWLQGQNSRGETGLFPASYVEILRCRSDSNYTDYSNSPAGSPGNETSFYVTPVASTGIISHQGSFEDDDEEDWDDWDDGSTVVEEPRGVGLGTNGHPPLNLSYPGAYPNQHISFRPKPPLERQDSTASGKRGSVVGRNLNRFSCFVRSGVEAFILGDVPMMAKIAEAYYIEMGPKGPQWKASPHPFACSVEDPTKQTKFKGIKSYISYKLTPSHVGSPVYRRYKHFDWLYNRLLHKFTVISVPHLPEKQATGRFEEDFIEKRKRRLILWMDHMTSHPVLSQYEGFQHFLSCLDDKQWKMGKRRAEKDEMVGASFLLTFQIPTEHQDLQDVEDRVDAFKAFSKKMDDSVLQLTNVASELVRKHIGGFRKEFQKLGNAFQAISHSFQLDPPYSSDALNNAISHTGKTYETVGEMFAEQPKNDLFQMLDRLSLYQGLLSNFPDIIHLQKGAFAKVKESQRMSDEGKMDQDEADGIRKRCRVVGFALQAEMNHFHERRVLDFKHMMQSYLRQQILFYQRVSQQLEQTLRMYDHL; this is translated from the exons ATGGCACTGAAAGGCCGAGCACTTTATGACTTTCAGAGTGAGAACAAGGAGGAGATCAGCATCAGACAGGACGAGGAGCTGGTGGTCTTCAGCGAGACCTCCTTGGACGGCTGGCTGCAAGGCCAGAACAGCCGGGGGGAGACCGGACTCTTCCCGGCCTCCTACGTGGAGATCCTCCGCTGTCGCTCTGACTCCAACTACACAGACTATTCCAACAGTCCGGCCGGCTCCCCCGGCAATGAGACGTCTTTCTACGTCACTCCGGTGGCCAGCACAGGCATCATCTCTCACCAGGGCAGCTTTGAGGATGATGATGAGGAGGACTGGGACGACTGGGACGACGGCAGCACCGTGGTGGAGGAGCCCCGGGGTGTTGGGCTGGGCACCAACGGACACCCCCCCCTCAACCTGTCCTATCCCGGCGCCTACCCCAACCAACATATCAGCTTCCGGCCCAAGCCGCCCCTGGAGCGGCAGGACAGCACGGCCTCGGGCAAGCGCGGGAGCGTGGTGGGCCGCAATCTGAACCGCTTCTCCTGTTTCGTGCGCTCCGGCGTGGAGGCCTTCATCCTGGGAGACGTCCCCATGATGGCCAAGATCGCCGAGGCCTACTACATCGAGATGGGCCCCAAAGGGCCTCAGTGGAAGGCCAGCCCCCACCCCTTTGCCTGCTCTGTGGAGGACCCCACCAAGCAGACCAAGTTCAAGGGCATCAAGAGCTACATCTCCTACAAGCTGACGCCCAGCCACGTGGGCTCCCCCGTCTACCGGCGCTACAAGCACTTCGACTGGCTCTACAACCGGCTGCTGCACAAGTTCACCGTGATCTCGGTGCCCCACCTGCCCGAGAAGCAGGCCACGGGCCGCTTCGAGGAGGACTTCATCGAGAAGCGCAAGCGGAGGCTCATCTTGTGGATGGACCATATGACCAGCCACCCCGTGCTGTCCCAGTACGAGGGCTTCCAGCACTTCCTCagctgcctggacgacaagcagTGGAAGATGGGCAAGCGGCGGGCAGAGAAGGATGAGATGGTGGGGGCCAGCTTCCTGCTCACCTTCCAGATCCCCACCGAGCACCAGGATCTCCAGGACGTGGAGGATCGGGTGGACGCCTTCAAGGCCTTCAGCAAGAAAATGGATGACAGCGTTCTGCAGCTCACCAATGTGGCTTCGGAGCTCGTGCGCAAGCACATCGGGGGCTTCCGCAAGGAGTTCCAGAAGCTGGGCAATGCCTTCCAGGCCATCAGCCATTCCTTCCAGCTCGACCCCCCCTACAGCTCAGATGCCCTCAACAATGCCATCTCCCACACAGGCAAGACCTATGAGACTGTGGGGGAGATGTTTGCTGAGCAGCCCAAGAATGACCTCTTCCAGATGTTGGACCGACTCTCCCTATACCAGGGCCTGCTCTCCAATTTCCCTGACATCATCCACCTGCAGAAAG GTGCTTTCGCCAAGGTCAAAGAGAGCCAGCGCATGAGTGATGAGGGCAAGATGGACCAGGACGAGGCCGACGGGATCCGCAAGCGCTGCCGCGTGGTGGGCTTCGCCCTGCAGGCCGAGATGAACCACTTCCATGAGCGTCGGGTGCTGGACTTCAAGCATATGATGCAGTCCTATCTGCGGCAGCAGATTCTCTTCTACCAGCGGGTCAGCCAGCAGCTGGAACAGACCCTGCGCATGTATGACCACCTCTAA